The following are encoded together in the Dyella terrae genome:
- the bamB gene encoding outer membrane protein assembly factor BamB, translating to MKAEVKKRGAMKRVWLVALTSLVVLAGCHSFKKENVQPPTPLAKDFKPTAQVSKLWTTSVGDGAGDSGVRLRPAFADGVLYACSTDGKLAAIDATSGKTLWSKSSRTKGWFGWGDKKRADALYAGGPMVSGDLLVVGTLDGHVYGINAKDGSPRWESVVNSEVISSPVISGNLVIARTQDGRLYGFDSATGERHWVYDQDNVPLLSLRGNGPLLAANGVVFFGNDAGKLVALREDNGEKLWEQTLASGEGRTEIDRLADADGAILLSGTTLYGAAYHGNLAAIDGPSGRPLWGRPFSTFTALDVTDNAIYGVNDESQVWAFDKSGGADMWKNDALKYRWLTGPAVLGNYVVVGDLEGYVHFLQTGDGALAARERLSKKAIRAQPLVVGDIVYVEDEKGRIGAYRLGGR from the coding sequence ATGAAAGCTGAAGTGAAGAAGCGCGGTGCGATGAAGCGCGTTTGGCTGGTGGCGCTGACCTCCCTGGTGGTCCTTGCCGGTTGCCACTCGTTCAAGAAGGAAAATGTCCAGCCGCCGACCCCGTTGGCCAAGGACTTCAAGCCGACCGCCCAGGTCAGCAAGCTGTGGACTACTAGCGTGGGTGATGGTGCTGGCGACAGCGGCGTCCGTTTGCGCCCGGCTTTCGCCGATGGTGTGCTGTATGCCTGTAGCACTGACGGCAAGCTAGCTGCCATCGACGCGACCAGTGGCAAGACGCTGTGGTCCAAGAGCTCGCGTACCAAGGGCTGGTTCGGCTGGGGCGACAAGAAGCGCGCCGATGCCTTGTACGCCGGTGGTCCGATGGTGTCCGGCGATCTGCTCGTGGTCGGCACGCTCGATGGTCACGTGTACGGCATCAACGCGAAGGACGGCAGCCCGCGCTGGGAGTCGGTCGTCAATTCCGAAGTGATTTCTTCGCCGGTCATCTCCGGCAACCTCGTGATTGCCCGCACCCAGGACGGCCGTCTGTACGGTTTCGACAGTGCCACCGGCGAACGCCACTGGGTGTACGACCAGGACAACGTGCCGCTGCTCAGCCTGCGCGGCAACGGCCCGCTGCTGGCCGCCAATGGCGTGGTGTTCTTCGGTAACGACGCCGGCAAGTTGGTGGCGTTGCGCGAGGACAACGGCGAGAAGCTCTGGGAGCAGACGCTCGCCAGCGGCGAAGGCCGCACCGAGATCGACCGCTTGGCTGATGCCGACGGCGCGATCCTGCTTTCCGGTACCACCCTGTATGGTGCTGCCTACCACGGCAATCTGGCTGCCATTGATGGCCCCAGTGGCCGTCCGCTGTGGGGCCGTCCGTTCTCCACTTTCACCGCGCTGGATGTCACCGACAACGCCATTTATGGCGTGAATGACGAATCGCAGGTGTGGGCGTTCGACAAGAGCGGCGGCGCTGACATGTGGAAGAACGACGCGCTCAAGTACCGCTGGCTTACGGGCCCGGCCGTGCTGGGTAATTACGTCGTAGTCGGCGATCTCGAGGGCTACGTGCACTTCCTGCAGACCGGTGATGGTGCACTGGCTGCACGCGAGCGCTTGTCCAAGAAGGCCATCCGCGCCCAGCCACTGGTTGTGGGTGACATTGTGTACGTCGAAGATGAGAAGGGCCGCATCGGCGCTTACCGTCTCGGCGGCCGCTGA